In Aequorivita sp. H23M31, a single window of DNA contains:
- a CDS encoding DUF5053 domain-containing protein, giving the protein MKWAHISTHYFGKSRSWFRQKLNGYDGNNNESDFTEEEKELLKNSLYDLSERIRKCADKI; this is encoded by the coding sequence GTGAAATGGGCACATATTTCAACTCATTATTTTGGAAAGTCTAGAAGCTGGTTCCGTCAAAAATTAAACGGCTATGATGGTAACAACAATGAAAGTGATTTTACGGAAGAAGAAAAAGAACTTTTGAAAAATTCCCTTTATGATTTATCCGAACGCATCCGAAAATGTGCGGATAAGATTTAA
- a CDS encoding IS4 family transposase, giving the protein MFSNELKTEFKVSNEHFTRNRKQCFPILLLFMLNFLRKSLSLEIENFTSLLKAGSNSKFTKSAFVQARKKIRPEVFDELSRVLLNEFYTDNVPAIKLWNGFRLLAVDGTRITLPITDELKAIYGETKNQSSTVLVQARCSVIYDVLNKYVLDGILAPVVRGERDLALTHLEHCKSNDLIIYDRGYPSYDFIQQHVKSEFDYLMRVKTSFSGLVMDFEKSRKKSLVVAIYPGKNAKLTDKEYTKNCPIKVRLVRIELGKGNVEILMTSLLDSNLYPTSQFKELYFKRWGVETFYDELKNKLRVEHFSGYSNQSILQDFKAALFVSNVQTLIVSELEDELKDINRGKKYDYKVNTNISYGLLKNRVVTLFLDEKTDGSDIVEELKSLYKSHLVPSRPNRKSERNPGKYRARIKPKITKNQKDGV; this is encoded by the coding sequence ATTTTTAGCAATGAGCTAAAAACGGAGTTTAAAGTTTCAAACGAACATTTTACTAGAAACAGAAAACAATGTTTTCCAATCCTTCTTTTATTTATGTTGAACTTCCTAAGAAAAAGCCTATCCCTAGAAATAGAGAATTTCACCAGCTTGCTTAAGGCTGGTTCTAATTCGAAATTTACCAAGAGCGCTTTTGTACAGGCCAGAAAGAAGATTAGGCCTGAAGTGTTCGATGAGCTCTCCCGAGTATTGCTGAACGAATTTTATACCGATAATGTTCCAGCGATAAAGTTATGGAACGGGTTTAGGCTATTGGCGGTAGATGGAACTCGAATTACCCTGCCGATCACTGATGAGCTCAAAGCAATTTATGGGGAGACCAAGAACCAATCCAGTACTGTTTTGGTTCAGGCAAGATGTTCCGTTATTTATGACGTACTGAATAAATATGTCCTCGATGGTATTTTGGCCCCCGTAGTACGGGGAGAAAGAGATCTGGCCCTTACCCATCTTGAGCATTGTAAAAGTAATGACTTGATTATCTACGACAGGGGGTATCCGTCTTATGATTTTATACAGCAGCATGTCAAAAGTGAATTTGATTATTTGATGCGGGTAAAGACAAGTTTTAGCGGTTTGGTCATGGATTTTGAAAAGAGCAGAAAGAAGTCACTTGTGGTAGCGATATATCCAGGCAAAAATGCCAAACTCACAGATAAAGAATATACTAAGAACTGTCCTATAAAAGTACGGCTGGTGAGAATTGAGCTGGGCAAGGGGAACGTCGAGATTTTAATGACCTCGTTGTTGGACAGCAATCTGTACCCGACAAGTCAGTTCAAGGAGCTATACTTCAAAAGATGGGGCGTAGAGACTTTTTATGACGAGCTCAAAAACAAATTGAGAGTCGAACACTTTTCCGGCTATTCAAACCAGAGCATTCTACAGGATTTTAAGGCAGCATTATTTGTAAGCAATGTACAGACCTTGATTGTCAGTGAGCTCGAAGATGAGCTTAAGGATATTAATCGGGGTAAGAAATACGATTATAAGGTCAACACAAATATATCTTATGGGCTTTTAAAGAATAGAGTAGTAACGTTATTTCTTGATGAAAAAACAGATGGAAGCGACATTGTAGAAGAACTTAAATCCTTATACAAATCGCATTTGGTCCCTAGTAGGCCCAATCGAAAATCAGAAAGAAACCCTGGGAAATATCGCGCAAGAATAAAGCCAAAAATAACTAAGAATCAGAAAGATGGAGTTTGA
- a CDS encoding HAD family hydrolase, with the protein MRLAELNFYNDDEGKPIGIHEYIGKRPVFAAGNSDGDYQMLQWTTTATGYPRFGMFVHHTDSEREYAYDRSSHIGKLEKGLDDAAKNNWLIVDMKKDWAKIYPGISKD; encoded by the coding sequence ATGAGGCTAGCTGAATTGAATTTCTATAATGATGATGAGGGAAAACCAATAGGCATCCATGAATATATCGGCAAACGACCCGTATTTGCTGCCGGAAATTCTGATGGCGATTATCAAATGCTACAATGGACTACAACGGCAACAGGCTACCCTCGTTTCGGAATGTTTGTTCATCACACCGATTCCGAAAGAGAATATGCCTACGACAGAAGTTCACATATTGGTAAATTGGAAAAAGGATTGGACGATGCCGCCAAAAACAATTGGCTAATTGTCGATATGAAAAAGGATTGGGCCAAGATTTATCCTGGGATAAGTAAGGATTAG
- a CDS encoding YqhA family protein, which yields MKIILRITIFVICVFTFLNALVFVGISVYHSIHAYLMIIEGHMENRPGIYLAEALDAFLLAIVFIIFAIGIGKLFFPDSKLLMNIQFSWLNPKSFSDLKGILWEAILTTLVVLFATMVVHQMNDLTWNLLIIPAAILLIAIAL from the coding sequence ATGAAAATAATCTTACGTATCACAATTTTTGTTATTTGTGTGTTTACTTTTCTAAACGCCTTAGTATTCGTTGGAATATCGGTATATCATAGTATACACGCATATTTAATGATTATTGAGGGGCATATGGAAAACCGTCCGGGAATATATTTGGCAGAAGCTCTGGATGCTTTTTTACTGGCCATCGTATTTATAATCTTTGCTATCGGAATTGGAAAGTTGTTTTTTCCCGATAGTAAATTATTGATGAACATTCAGTTCAGTTGGTTAAATCCTAAGAGTTTTTCAGACCTTAAAGGAATTCTTTGGGAAGCAATCCTTACAACCTTGGTGGTTTTATTTGCAACTATGGTAGTCCATCAAATGAATGATCTTACTTGGAATCTTTTGATTATTCCCGCCGCCATCCTTCTAATCGCAATCGCCTTATGA
- a CDS encoding TonB-dependent receptor: MQNKFAFVVFLLIGMATTAQNELKGTITSKQTGTPIMGTVYIPQLEKGTAADFDGNYTLKNIPDGNYTIIFSYLGYSTVSLKLNFIGNNIFTEDMQMVESAVEMEEVIVSTPFHKLQSENVMKVERVSTSELNSAGAVTLADGIKNIPGVDIISTGEGIGKPVIRGLSSNRVLTYTQGVRLENQQFGDEHGLGINEAGVESVEVIKGPASLLYGSDALGGVLYLNPEKFAPFNETHGDISSSYFSNTLGTSTNLGVKTSGKKLKFLSRGSYSSFSDYKTGADYRVTNSRFNEKDFKTGIQYLGTKFKSTVRYNYNRSNIGIADEIGEQTKSTKLELPFQEIDNHILSLDNTLFLKNSSLDLKMGYLFNDRREFEDDPTLAALRMQLTTFNYDLKYNLPDFGKFETIVGLQGMFQNNKNKGEEILIPDANTTDVGILATSHYHLEKLDLQAGVRFDSRKIKSEAARSIEDSDYIPALDKTFTSFTAALGGKVDLSELTSVRLNFASGFRAPNLAELTSNGIHEGTNRYERGNYNLNNEQNFQTDLSLEYRNEHLEFFVNGFYNAVKNYIFISPTNEIIDDTPVYDYLQDDAKLYGGEMGFHLHPHPLDWLHFESSFETVTGKLQNDDYLPLIPANSIQNTFRVEFEDGKTRKKSSAFITLKNIFDQTNISDFETRTGGYSLLSAGVESSFKIDKFLLKVGLNGTNLTDKKYVAHLSRFKPEGIFNIGRSVNFSLKLEF; the protein is encoded by the coding sequence ATGCAGAATAAATTTGCTTTCGTTGTATTCTTACTTATTGGAATGGCCACAACTGCCCAAAACGAATTAAAAGGAACCATTACCTCCAAACAAACCGGAACTCCCATTATGGGAACAGTTTATATTCCACAACTCGAAAAAGGCACCGCAGCCGATTTTGATGGTAACTACACACTAAAAAATATTCCCGACGGAAATTACACCATTATTTTCTCATACCTGGGTTATAGTACAGTTTCCCTAAAACTGAATTTCATTGGCAATAACATATTCACCGAAGACATGCAAATGGTAGAAAGTGCAGTGGAAATGGAGGAAGTAATTGTCTCAACCCCATTTCATAAACTTCAAAGTGAAAATGTGATGAAAGTAGAACGCGTTTCTACTTCTGAACTCAATTCCGCTGGCGCGGTGACATTGGCAGACGGTATAAAAAATATTCCAGGAGTCGATATAATTAGTACCGGAGAAGGAATCGGCAAACCCGTAATCCGTGGTCTCAGTTCCAACCGGGTACTCACCTATACCCAAGGTGTACGACTGGAAAACCAGCAATTTGGTGACGAACATGGACTTGGTATAAACGAAGCTGGAGTTGAAAGCGTGGAAGTTATCAAAGGCCCTGCTTCTCTTCTTTATGGCAGTGATGCCTTGGGAGGCGTGCTGTATCTCAATCCCGAAAAATTTGCTCCTTTTAATGAAACCCACGGAGACATCAGCAGTTCATATTTCTCCAATACCTTAGGAACATCTACCAATTTGGGAGTAAAAACATCTGGTAAAAAATTGAAATTCCTCTCCCGTGGATCCTATTCCTCTTTTAGTGATTATAAAACGGGAGCGGACTACCGAGTAACAAATTCCCGATTTAACGAAAAGGATTTTAAAACCGGAATACAGTATTTGGGCACCAAATTCAAATCTACGGTTCGTTATAACTATAACCGTTCGAATATCGGCATTGCTGATGAAATCGGAGAACAAACCAAATCGACTAAGCTTGAACTTCCTTTTCAAGAAATAGACAACCATATCTTGAGTTTGGACAATACGCTGTTTTTGAAAAATTCCAGTTTGGATTTAAAAATGGGCTATTTATTTAACGATAGACGTGAATTTGAAGATGATCCCACATTGGCTGCCCTGCGTATGCAACTCACCACTTTTAATTACGACCTGAAATACAATCTGCCCGATTTTGGGAAGTTTGAAACCATCGTCGGCTTGCAGGGAATGTTCCAAAACAACAAAAATAAAGGAGAGGAAATATTGATTCCCGATGCAAATACTACTGATGTAGGTATTTTGGCAACATCCCATTATCATTTAGAGAAATTGGATCTTCAGGCAGGAGTTCGTTTTGATAGTCGAAAAATAAAAAGTGAGGCGGCAAGATCCATAGAGGATTCAGACTATATTCCGGCTTTGGACAAAACTTTTACCAGTTTTACCGCGGCTCTTGGAGGAAAAGTTGATTTATCTGAATTAACCTCGGTCAGACTAAATTTCGCCAGTGGGTTTCGTGCACCAAATCTGGCCGAACTCACATCCAACGGCATCCATGAAGGGACAAATAGATATGAAAGAGGGAACTACAACCTCAATAACGAACAAAACTTTCAAACAGATCTTTCCCTGGAATACCGGAATGAGCACCTGGAATTTTTTGTCAACGGATTTTACAATGCGGTAAAGAACTATATCTTCATTTCGCCAACAAACGAAATCATCGATGACACTCCCGTGTATGATTATTTGCAGGATGATGCAAAACTATACGGAGGCGAAATGGGCTTTCATTTACACCCACATCCACTCGATTGGCTGCATTTTGAAAGCAGTTTCGAGACCGTAACAGGCAAATTGCAAAACGATGATTATTTGCCTTTAATTCCGGCCAATTCCATTCAAAATACCTTTCGAGTGGAATTTGAAGATGGAAAAACAAGAAAGAAAAGCTCTGCCTTTATCACGCTAAAAAATATCTTTGACCAAACCAATATCAGCGATTTCGAAACCCGTACGGGAGGTTATTCCTTACTAAGTGCAGGCGTAGAAAGCAGTTTTAAGATCGATAAGTTTCTTTTGAAAGTAGGTTTGAATGGCACAAATTTGACAGACAAAAAATATGTGGCGCACCTCTCTCGGTTTAAGCCGGAAGGAATTTTTAATATTGGGAGGAGTGTGAATTTTAGTTTGAAACTGGAGTTTTAA